A DNA window from Maribellus comscasis contains the following coding sequences:
- a CDS encoding alpha-L-fucosidase, whose protein sequence is MKHVLSFSFLIFMALSVFGQSQTNERAKWFADARFGMFIHWGVYSGAEGHWKGEKLRNDNDYAEWIFYRNRIEKDEYLTLLDRFDWDEIDPEEWVILAKKSGMKYVTITAKHHDGFGLWNSKVSNYDLGDYTNPGRDIIKELADACKKHGLKLGLYYSHWLDWEHPFGWDHTMELNPISQEEYDKYWQEKVIPQMRELLTNYGEIGMIWFDMWIDHSQAIVSKEELLQLKNLIRELQPNCLVNSRLGLTIEEDPDIDFKTLGDNQLGDKKEDFPWQSPATVAHSWGFHSSDSQWKSTSTLLKSLINNVSLNGNFMLNIGPRANGDVPFEIQQRMLEMGEWLNVNGESIYGAEAFDLDKDLHDWGKITCRKTENGEKLFLHVFNWPLSKKLYLTGIKAKPEKVYLLADKQKSPLHFSSENVFTEIELPSLQPDPYVSVIVVEYKTKPEIEDGLVAKNQEGGFSLTPGNVYENRDEIQIEKKERGGTIPEHVTIFKPQKFLWKIYVDEPGKKSVDVSYSFQNKNGSGMIKVSAAGGSLVHEVENTGKTVGEANSNWVIDNYKSNPLGALYFADKGFYIVELEVVPAEGESILFQWAWLK, encoded by the coding sequence ATGAAACATGTTCTTTCTTTTTCATTTTTGATTTTTATGGCTTTGTCTGTTTTTGGTCAGAGTCAGACCAATGAGCGGGCAAAGTGGTTTGCCGATGCGCGTTTTGGAATGTTTATACACTGGGGAGTATACAGTGGTGCGGAAGGTCACTGGAAAGGTGAAAAACTGCGTAATGATAATGATTATGCAGAATGGATTTTTTACCGAAACCGTATTGAAAAAGACGAGTATCTGACTTTGCTCGACCGATTTGACTGGGATGAAATTGATCCTGAAGAATGGGTAATTCTGGCTAAGAAGTCGGGGATGAAATATGTTACTATCACCGCAAAACATCATGATGGATTTGGTTTGTGGAACAGTAAAGTGAGTAATTATGATTTGGGTGACTACACAAATCCCGGGCGTGATATCATAAAAGAATTGGCTGATGCCTGCAAAAAGCACGGTTTAAAATTGGGACTGTACTATTCTCATTGGCTGGATTGGGAACATCCGTTTGGCTGGGATCACACAATGGAATTAAATCCGATTTCACAAGAAGAGTACGACAAATACTGGCAGGAAAAAGTGATTCCTCAGATGCGGGAATTGTTGACCAATTATGGCGAAATTGGCATGATTTGGTTCGATATGTGGATTGACCATTCGCAGGCAATCGTTTCGAAAGAGGAGTTGTTGCAGCTCAAAAACTTAATTCGGGAGTTGCAACCCAATTGTTTGGTGAACTCCCGTCTCGGATTGACCATAGAAGAAGATCCCGATATTGATTTCAAAACTTTGGGTGATAATCAACTTGGTGACAAAAAAGAAGATTTTCCCTGGCAGTCACCGGCAACGGTTGCACATTCGTGGGGTTTTCATTCTTCCGATTCGCAATGGAAGTCAACATCAACGCTGCTAAAATCGCTTATCAATAATGTAAGCCTGAATGGAAATTTCATGTTAAACATTGGCCCTCGTGCAAATGGTGATGTGCCTTTTGAAATTCAACAGCGCATGCTCGAAATGGGAGAGTGGTTGAATGTAAACGGAGAATCGATTTACGGAGCTGAAGCCTTTGATTTGGATAAAGATTTGCATGACTGGGGAAAGATTACCTGCAGGAAAACAGAAAATGGAGAAAAACTGTTTCTGCATGTTTTTAATTGGCCGCTGAGTAAAAAGCTCTATTTGACAGGTATAAAAGCAAAGCCTGAGAAAGTTTACCTGTTGGCAGATAAACAAAAGAGCCCGCTCCATTTTAGTTCTGAAAATGTTTTTACAGAAATTGAATTGCCTTCTTTGCAGCCCGATCCGTATGTTTCTGTTATCGTAGTTGAGTATAAAACAAAACCGGAAATTGAAGATGGCCTGGTGGCAAAAAATCAGGAAGGCGGATTTTCTTTGACTCCCGGAAATGTCTATGAAAACAGAGATGAAATTCAGATTGAGAAAAAGGAAAGGGGAGGGACGATTCCTGAACACGTTACTATTTTTAAGCCTCAGAAGTTTTTGTGGAAAATATATGTGGATGAGCCGGGTAAAAAATCAGTTGATGTTTCCTACAGTTTTCAAAATAAAAACGGCAGTGGCATGATAAAAGTCAGCGCTGCGGGGGGGAGTCTTGTGCATGAAGTAGAAAATACAGGTAAAACCGTTGGGGAAGCAAATTCCAATTGGGTGATAGATAATTACAAATCAAATCCTTTGGGTGCGCTTTATTTTGCAGACAAAGGGTTTTATATAGTGGAACTGGAAGTGGTTCCTGCAGAGGGTGAAAGTATCCTGTTTCAATGGGCGTGGCTTAAATAG
- a CDS encoding nitroreductase family protein, which translates to MNINDTIKNRRATPPRFISKEKISEETIKQLLENANWAPNHKQTEPWRFKVYSGAAKEKLADDIFLQLEEKMKEGANVNAQKAEKLRENIKRVPVVISVAMQRDEAQRIPEWEEVAAVSMAVQNMWLTATEMGLGAFWATPYFISLLHDILEVEPGQLPMGFFYVGKVAMDYPSPGRGPVDSKVEWK; encoded by the coding sequence ATGAATATAAATGACACTATAAAAAACCGCAGGGCAACACCGCCACGGTTTATATCGAAAGAAAAAATTTCGGAAGAAACAATCAAACAATTGCTTGAAAATGCCAACTGGGCACCTAATCACAAACAGACTGAGCCCTGGAGATTTAAAGTTTATTCGGGAGCAGCAAAAGAAAAACTGGCAGATGATATTTTTCTCCAGCTTGAAGAAAAAATGAAAGAAGGGGCAAATGTAAATGCTCAAAAAGCGGAAAAACTACGCGAAAACATTAAGCGTGTTCCCGTAGTAATTTCAGTCGCGATGCAACGCGACGAAGCTCAACGAATTCCTGAATGGGAAGAAGTGGCCGCCGTTTCAATGGCAGTTCAAAATATGTGGCTCACGGCAACAGAAATGGGACTCGGCGCTTTCTGGGCGACGCCTTATTTTATATCTTTGCTTCACGACATTTTGGAAGTTGAACCGGGCCAGTTGCCAATGGGATTCTTTTACGTGGGAAAAGTTGCGATGGATTATCCTTCTCCCGGGCGCGGACCTGTCGATTCCAAAGTGGAATGGAAATAA
- a CDS encoding toxin-antitoxin system YwqK family antitoxin, whose amino-acid sequence MKSYRIILITAIFYFGCQNPKPQVEETVNLTPAKEGITIVTRLYENSATAVEYEIPIVKGTSIKHGIQKRYYQHGSLYSEIPYVAGEREGTAYTYYPVNGNAEPVIWKKQSYKKNKLDGICKRYHRDGTLQAEYEYKDGLPAVGLKEYYQSGNQIKHPDLLLKKVKTLENYYITARLSDGSKNVDFFIGNLAEGKYLPENLKGLQVVKGVGEILIPLTTQNVTITAVKFTDYKNRYIVSKSITF is encoded by the coding sequence ATGAAATCTTACCGGATAATACTTATAACTGCCATTTTTTATTTTGGTTGTCAAAACCCGAAACCTCAGGTAGAAGAAACCGTTAATCTGACACCCGCAAAAGAGGGGATTACAATCGTAACAAGGCTGTATGAGAATTCGGCAACTGCAGTTGAGTATGAAATTCCTATTGTAAAAGGGACGAGCATAAAACACGGGATTCAAAAAAGATACTATCAACATGGCAGTTTATACTCAGAAATCCCTTACGTTGCAGGAGAACGGGAAGGAACAGCTTACACCTACTACCCTGTCAACGGAAACGCAGAACCCGTTATCTGGAAAAAGCAGTCTTACAAAAAAAATAAACTGGACGGCATTTGCAAAAGATATCACCGCGACGGAACGCTTCAGGCCGAATACGAATACAAGGACGGACTTCCGGCAGTTGGATTAAAAGAATATTATCAATCAGGAAACCAGATTAAACACCCTGATTTACTGCTTAAAAAAGTCAAAACCCTGGAGAATTATTATATTACAGCCCGTTTATCAGATGGTTCAAAAAATGTAGATTTTTTTATAGGTAATTTAGCTGAAGGAAAATATTTACCTGAAAACTTAAAAGGATTACAGGTGGTAAAAGGTGTGGGCGAAATTCTTATTCCGTTAACTACCCAAAACGTTACAATTACTGCGGTAAAATTTACCGATTACAAAAACCGTTATATCGTTTCGAAATCAATTACTTTTTGA
- the nspC gene encoding carboxynorspermidine decarboxylase, with protein sequence MDYSKIPSPAFVLDEKLLRQNLQLINRVQNEAGIEIILAFKGFAMWSAFPMVREYLSGATASSLNEARLCFEEMKTRAHVYSPVYFENEFPELMAYTKHIVFNSFNQFNRFYSETQKADHPVSCGIRVNPEYSDVETDLYNPSAAGSRLGVGSDEFPDELPAGIEGIHFHVLCESDSYSLEKVLQNLETKFGKYLLQVKWVNMGGGHLMTRKGYNHDHLIQLLQNFRKKYDVKVILEPGSAIAWDTGVLVSKVMDIVEHKGIKTAILNVSFTAHMPDTLEMPYRPRIIGAKDPNEKSKYLYRLGGVSCLAGDFMEAYDFGHELQIGEQVVFLDMIHYTMVKTTMFNGVNHPAITIWTENDELKVVRKFYYEDFKGRLS encoded by the coding sequence TTGGACTATTCAAAAATTCCATCGCCGGCATTTGTGTTGGATGAAAAACTTCTCCGGCAAAATCTGCAACTGATAAATCGGGTTCAGAACGAAGCCGGAATTGAAATAATTCTGGCATTTAAAGGCTTTGCTATGTGGAGCGCTTTTCCCATGGTTCGCGAATATTTAAGCGGTGCAACCGCCAGTTCGCTTAACGAAGCCCGTCTTTGTTTTGAGGAAATGAAAACACGTGCGCATGTTTATTCTCCGGTTTATTTTGAAAACGAGTTTCCGGAGTTGATGGCATACACAAAACACATTGTCTTTAATTCGTTTAATCAATTCAATCGGTTTTATTCGGAAACTCAAAAAGCTGATCATCCTGTTTCATGTGGAATTAGGGTGAATCCAGAATATTCTGATGTAGAGACGGATTTATATAATCCGAGTGCCGCCGGTTCGCGTTTGGGAGTTGGAAGCGATGAATTTCCGGATGAACTTCCGGCAGGCATTGAAGGAATTCATTTTCATGTTTTGTGCGAATCTGATTCCTATAGTTTGGAAAAGGTGCTTCAAAATTTGGAAACAAAGTTTGGAAAGTACCTGCTTCAGGTAAAATGGGTGAACATGGGCGGTGGCCATTTAATGACGCGCAAAGGTTACAACCACGACCATTTGATTCAGTTGCTTCAGAATTTTAGAAAAAAATACGATGTGAAAGTCATTTTGGAACCGGGAAGTGCCATTGCCTGGGATACCGGAGTTTTGGTTTCAAAAGTGATGGATATCGTAGAGCACAAAGGGATAAAAACCGCTATTCTCAATGTTTCATTTACTGCCCACATGCCCGATACGCTTGAAATGCCTTATCGCCCGAGAATTATAGGTGCAAAAGATCCAAACGAAAAAAGTAAATATTTGTATCGCTTGGGAGGAGTGAGTTGTTTGGCTGGTGATTTTATGGAAGCTTACGATTTTGGACACGAACTTCAAATTGGCGAACAGGTTGTTTTCCTGGATATGATTCATTATACAATGGTAAAAACAACGATGTTTAATGGTGTGAATCACCCGGCTATTACCATTTGGACCGAAAATGATGAATTAAAAGTTGTCCGAAAATTTTATTACGAAGATTTCAAAGGAAGGCTTTCTTGA
- a CDS encoding FecR family protein encodes MNQKTNIEQLIARHLNGESTSADRETFKIWLESSEENRKLFYQIKDTWDASKKEQDNSKDALLRFYKRQAYQNNSVGKTLSLWKTIAGVAAVIAVVFFSAFLLNMLTRGEDVTGSKTELVSFKVPMGSRSQVNLPDGTNVVLNSGSELKYKGVFTNKNREVSLSGEAFFKVKSDKEHPFIVRTSDFDVEVTGTQFNICSYADDSFSKVSLLEGKVRIQLEKEKPAVGIAPGQQLYLNREEQKYSVSESDVEIESSWKGGEFRFKEIAFPELIKRLERWYDVRLTYTAPQLEEMLYSGNFRNQESIWQVLDALKLTTPIDYKKTGFREFEIRYKVK; translated from the coding sequence ATGAACCAAAAAACGAATATCGAACAATTAATTGCCCGTCACTTAAATGGAGAAAGCACTTCCGCAGACCGGGAAACATTTAAAATATGGTTGGAGTCATCAGAGGAAAATAGAAAGTTGTTTTATCAGATTAAAGACACCTGGGATGCATCCAAAAAAGAACAGGACAATTCAAAAGACGCTTTGCTTCGTTTTTATAAAAGACAGGCTTACCAAAATAATTCTGTCGGAAAGACTCTCTCCTTATGGAAAACGATTGCCGGTGTTGCGGCCGTTATAGCTGTCGTTTTTTTTAGTGCATTTCTGCTTAATATGCTTACGCGGGGAGAGGATGTAACAGGAAGTAAAACAGAACTGGTTTCATTTAAGGTTCCAATGGGATCTCGTTCTCAGGTAAACTTGCCCGATGGAACAAATGTGGTACTAAATTCCGGATCCGAATTAAAATATAAGGGCGTATTTACCAACAAAAATCGTGAAGTGAGTTTGAGTGGCGAAGCTTTTTTTAAGGTGAAGTCAGACAAAGAGCATCCGTTTATAGTGAGAACTTCCGATTTTGATGTAGAGGTTACAGGTACTCAGTTTAATATTTGCTCGTACGCCGACGATAGTTTTTCAAAAGTATCGCTTTTGGAAGGTAAAGTTAGAATTCAGTTGGAAAAAGAGAAACCTGCTGTTGGTATTGCTCCCGGTCAACAGCTTTATTTAAATAGAGAAGAACAAAAATACAGCGTATCGGAAAGCGATGTAGAAATAGAGTCATCGTGGAAAGGAGGAGAGTTTCGGTTTAAAGAAATTGCTTTTCCTGAATTAATAAAACGTTTGGAACGTTGGTATGATGTTCGTCTTACTTATACTGCACCTCAGTTGGAAGAAATGTTGTACAGTGGAAATTTCAGAAACCAGGAATCGATTTGGCAGGTGCTGGATGCTCTAAAGTTAACGACCCCCATCGATTATAAAAAAACAGGATTCAGAGAATTCGAAATCAGATATAAAGTGAAATAA
- a CDS encoding RNA polymerase sigma factor codes for MTDFDQIFQSYYHSLFLYGKKFINNENDVYDILQEIFMVVWENKKYKLEDAHLKSYLFNSVRNSCLNYHRHRAVVNKHKGYEVFKELNFYKSGEKSLIEKEDLNNIYEAISLLKEDYKEVIELSRFEGLKNKEIAEKLNIPLRTVETRLFRALSALKKMLTQRQIFILVNMIFESD; via the coding sequence ATGACTGATTTCGACCAAATATTTCAAAGTTATTACCATTCTTTATTTTTGTACGGAAAGAAATTCATAAATAACGAAAATGATGTTTATGATATTTTACAGGAAATATTTATGGTTGTGTGGGAAAATAAAAAGTACAAACTTGAGGATGCACATTTAAAGTCCTACTTATTTAATTCGGTTCGGAACAGTTGTCTGAATTACCATAGGCATCGGGCCGTTGTAAACAAGCACAAAGGATATGAGGTATTTAAAGAGCTGAATTTTTACAAAAGCGGAGAGAAGTCATTGATTGAGAAAGAGGATCTGAATAATATTTACGAGGCAATTTCTTTGTTAAAAGAAGATTATAAAGAGGTTATAGAATTAAGCAGGTTTGAAGGTTTAAAAAATAAAGAAATAGCTGAAAAGTTAAATATTCCTTTACGGACGGTTGAGACCCGATTGTTTCGGGCTTTGTCTGCCTTAAAAAAAATGCTCACTCAGAGACAAATTTTTATTTTGGTAAACATGATATTTGAATCTGATTGA
- a CDS encoding sugar phosphate isomerase/epimerase family protein, whose amino-acid sequence MKNRRDFLKVSAAGTVGLMALSPLACTSGAAADKKSFGVGLQLYTIRDAMAADVPGSLKKVSDLGYKYVELASYADGKFYGYTPAEFKKMVNDLGMEANSSHTAVESAVVTADSAKLLADAHAELGVKFCVQPWINDEDRNIETYKKMIADWNNVGEIMKNVGIQFAYHNHNFEFKEMDGMIPYYDLFLKEMDSDLITMELDLYWATKAGQDPVEMFKKYPGRFQLWHFKDMSEQSAPFYDVIKDDITSVGSGLIDFERIYAARETAGLKNFFVEDDNQGNGKPFEGIETSVNNLTTKILVS is encoded by the coding sequence TTGAAAAACAGAAGGGATTTCCTAAAAGTTTCGGCAGCAGGAACAGTTGGGTTGATGGCTTTAAGTCCGTTAGCTTGTACATCGGGAGCTGCAGCTGATAAAAAGAGTTTTGGTGTTGGATTACAACTTTATACCATTCGTGATGCAATGGCTGCAGATGTTCCAGGCTCATTAAAGAAAGTTTCGGATTTAGGTTATAAATATGTAGAACTTGCCAGTTATGCTGACGGCAAATTTTACGGCTACACTCCTGCTGAGTTCAAAAAAATGGTGAATGATCTGGGAATGGAAGCCAACAGCAGCCACACCGCAGTAGAATCGGCAGTAGTTACGGCCGACAGTGCAAAATTATTGGCCGACGCTCACGCCGAATTGGGTGTTAAATTCTGCGTTCAACCATGGATTAACGACGAAGACAGAAATATTGAAACCTACAAAAAAATGATTGCCGACTGGAATAATGTTGGAGAAATCATGAAAAATGTAGGAATTCAATTCGCATACCACAACCACAATTTCGAATTCAAAGAAATGGATGGAATGATTCCTTATTATGATCTTTTCCTGAAAGAAATGGATTCGGATCTGATTACCATGGAACTTGACTTGTACTGGGCAACAAAAGCAGGGCAGGATCCGGTAGAAATGTTCAAAAAATATCCGGGAAGATTCCAGTTGTGGCACTTCAAAGATATGTCGGAACAAAGCGCTCCTTTCTACGATGTAATTAAAGATGATATCACATCAGTAGGTTCCGGGTTGATTGATTTCGAAAGAATTTACGCAGCCAGAGAAACTGCCGGATTGAAAAATTTCTTTGTTGAAGACGATAATCAGGGAAATGGAAAACCGTTTGAAGGAATTGAAACCAGTGTCAATAACCTGACTACAAAAATTTTAGTATCGTAA
- a CDS encoding saccharopine dehydrogenase family protein: protein MSKVLIIGAGGVGRVVASKCADNPDVFSEILLASRTKSKCDVIAKEVGKGRIQTAQVDADNVPEVVALINSFNPELVINVALPYQDLPIMDACLETGVNYMDTANYEPKDEAKFEYSWQWAYQERFKEKGIMAVLGCGFDPGVTSIYTAYAAKHHFDEIHYLDIVDCNGGDHGKAFATNFNPEINIREITQNGRYWKDGKWVETKPFEIKKALNYPNIGARNSYVLYHEELESLVKNFPTIKQARFWMTFGDEYLTHLRVIQNIGMSRIDPVKYKGVDIIPLEFLKAVLPNPGDLGENYTGETSIGCRIKGLKDGKEQTYYVWNNASHQVAYQETGTQGVSYTTGVPAMLGAKMVLTGKWSGTGVFNVEEFDPDPFMAEIGKHGLPWNEEFNLDLEV from the coding sequence ATGAGTAAAGTTTTAATAATTGGAGCCGGTGGAGTTGGCCGGGTAGTTGCAAGTAAATGTGCTGATAACCCGGATGTTTTTTCTGAAATTTTGCTGGCCAGTCGTACAAAATCAAAATGTGATGTAATTGCCAAAGAAGTTGGTAAAGGACGAATCCAAACGGCTCAGGTTGATGCCGACAATGTTCCGGAAGTTGTTGCTTTAATAAATAGTTTCAACCCGGAGTTGGTAATTAATGTTGCGCTTCCGTATCAGGATCTTCCAATTATGGATGCCTGTTTGGAAACTGGGGTAAATTACATGGATACTGCCAATTATGAACCTAAAGACGAAGCAAAATTTGAATACAGCTGGCAGTGGGCTTACCAGGAGCGCTTTAAAGAAAAAGGAATTATGGCTGTTTTGGGCTGCGGTTTTGATCCAGGTGTGACGAGTATTTATACCGCTTACGCAGCAAAACATCATTTTGATGAAATTCATTATTTGGACATTGTTGACTGCAACGGTGGCGACCACGGAAAAGCTTTCGCAACCAATTTTAATCCTGAAATTAATATTCGCGAAATAACCCAGAACGGGCGTTACTGGAAAGACGGAAAGTGGGTTGAAACCAAACCTTTCGAAATCAAAAAGGCGCTTAATTATCCAAATATCGGGGCACGTAATTCGTATGTGCTTTATCACGAAGAATTGGAGTCGCTGGTGAAAAATTTCCCGACCATAAAACAAGCACGTTTTTGGATGACTTTTGGTGATGAATATTTAACTCATCTGCGTGTGATTCAGAATATCGGAATGTCGAGAATCGACCCGGTAAAATATAAAGGTGTTGATATTATTCCGCTGGAATTTCTGAAAGCTGTTCTTCCCAATCCGGGAGATTTGGGTGAAAATTATACAGGTGAAACGTCAATCGGTTGCCGCATAAAAGGTTTAAAAGATGGCAAAGAACAAACTTACTATGTTTGGAACAATGCCAGTCATCAGGTTGCTTATCAGGAAACCGGAACGCAGGGAGTTTCATATACAACCGGAGTTCCAGCCATGTTAGGTGCAAAAATGGTACTTACCGGAAAATGGAGTGGTACCGGCGTGTTTAATGTGGAGGAATTCGATCCGGATCCGTTCATGGCGGAAATTGGCAAACACGGCCTACCCTGGAACGAAGAATTTAATCTTGACTTGGAAGTTTAA
- a CDS encoding SGNH/GDSL hydrolase family protein codes for MKKTTRITLYLLSFLLITYTTKAQTKLSSEKYHIHRSALKNSYLKFANEKHGRVVFLGGSITYNPGWRDSVCHYLTQKFPDTEFDFISAGIPSMGSTPAAFRFERDVLKNGPVDLLFEEASVNDDTNHRKPEEITRGMEGIVRHALTANPACDIVFMYFVDPGKMEHYRAGEIPEEIQLQDAVAKYYDISAINLAQEVTERIDAGEFDWENDFKNLHPSPFGQNIYFQSIKTFLEDQWTNDFPGAKITVPDIPEAIDEYSYSNGKLVEPNPKKAFKGWTMIENWQPKDGKGTRDNYVNVPMLEGTYPGKTIKFHFKGTAVGIAVAAGPDAGIIEYSVDNHPWKKQDLFTEWSNSLHLPWYFTLESELKDRSHTLQIRVSKDKNSESLGNVCRLRYFFFNAKE; via the coding sequence ATGAAAAAAACAACCCGGATTACCTTGTATTTATTGAGCTTCCTGCTTATTACTTATACAACAAAAGCACAAACTAAATTAAGTTCTGAAAAATATCACATTCACCGCTCGGCATTAAAAAATTCGTATTTAAAATTTGCGAATGAAAAACACGGGCGTGTTGTTTTTCTGGGAGGTTCAATTACATATAATCCGGGTTGGCGAGATTCTGTTTGCCACTACCTCACACAAAAGTTTCCCGATACTGAATTTGATTTTATCAGTGCCGGAATTCCTTCGATGGGCTCTACTCCGGCGGCTTTTCGTTTTGAGCGCGATGTTTTGAAAAATGGCCCGGTGGATTTACTTTTTGAAGAAGCGTCAGTGAACGACGACACCAATCACAGAAAACCGGAGGAAATTACCCGCGGAATGGAAGGAATTGTTCGCCATGCATTAACGGCAAATCCTGCCTGCGATATTGTTTTTATGTATTTTGTCGATCCCGGGAAAATGGAACATTACCGCGCAGGAGAAATTCCCGAAGAAATCCAATTGCAGGATGCAGTGGCAAAATATTATGACATTTCAGCAATCAATCTGGCACAGGAAGTAACTGAACGAATTGATGCCGGTGAATTTGACTGGGAAAATGACTTCAAGAATCTGCACCCCTCGCCATTCGGACAGAACATTTATTTTCAGTCGATTAAAACATTTTTGGAAGACCAGTGGACAAATGATTTCCCAGGAGCAAAAATCACTGTTCCCGACATTCCGGAAGCGATTGATGAATATTCCTATTCAAATGGGAAACTGGTTGAACCCAATCCTAAAAAAGCATTTAAAGGTTGGACGATGATCGAAAACTGGCAGCCAAAAGATGGAAAAGGGACACGTGACAATTATGTTAATGTTCCGATGCTTGAAGGAACTTATCCCGGAAAAACCATAAAATTCCATTTTAAAGGAACGGCTGTTGGCATTGCAGTGGCCGCCGGACCAGATGCCGGGATTATTGAATACAGCGTTGATAATCATCCCTGGAAAAAGCAGGATTTGTTCACAGAATGGAGCAACTCGCTGCATTTGCCCTGGTACTTTACTTTGGAAAGCGAATTAAAAGACCGAAGTCACACGCTACAAATTAGAGTTTCAAAAGATAAAAATTCAGAAAGTTTGGGAAACGTTTGCAGGCTTCGGTATTTCTTTTTTAACGCTAAAGAATAG